The following are encoded in a window of Colletotrichum lupini chromosome 3, complete sequence genomic DNA:
- a CDS encoding FCP1-like phosphatase, translated as MGKLLSLGARLRYPITITKLLKRPGDAVQKQESVLEYSFKWMREVGDPIAGNTWQEEETTVVGWDSPAEGTLKEWRLKEGMTFTRDAPCMMVEEACSHEIQFQGLCAICGKDMTEVNWATAERDTQRATINMTHDQTGLMVSGDLAARAESDTQKRLLRQRKLSLVVDLDQTIIHACIEPTVGEWMEDPSNPNYNAVKDVKKFQLNDEGPRGMVTSGCWYYIKMRPGLAEFLEKVAELYELHVYTMGTRAYALNIAKIVDPQQKLFGNRVISRDENGSMISKSLQRLFPVNTNMVVIIDDRADVWPSNRPNLIKVVPYDFFKGIGDINSSFLPKRQDILPAPPEPEAKPTPAATTSAAQTSGAPAADQPNGKVSAIDELVKMSSGDDKVLQEVQSGEQERLLEQQIKERPLLHMQEALDKEDEQNEKVTQETENGAHIMTVQHRSQVLRDDDAELHYLQQHLAQLHHKFYTEYDEKRAAAPTQSAPRKKTGDDGIDLDAVPDVGEVLDTMKAATLEGTTIVLSGLVPLGVDVLQSEIGIQAMSFGAQISTRVSKQVTHLVISTSRPRTQKVRQAAKIPSIKIVSQNWLSDCLSQWQRVEEAPYLVEVHPADRRQLAMSESTDAETISDADGDDARPHLTIIDETGEQRVLEEDDDASDEDEGDQDGDEENMMLEFEDGQVSPIDGLKSFDWEGVDDEMKEFLGSDDDSSDADTESRSGDTDAGEDLPSSQESANAASGGTKRKAMDDDTASDEGGSALSKKQRIAKSRGASKLSSVRTPNVEDNNESSSLPTPQVTGDEEDVALIPDNVAANGVDDFDEDDLEADLEAELAAAGED; from the coding sequence ATGGGCAAGCTACTTTCGCTCGGCGCGAGACTGCGCTACCCGATTACCATTACAAAACTCCTCAAGCGCCCCGGCGACGCCGTCCAAAAACAGGAGAGCGTGCTCGAGTACTCTTTCAAATGGATGCGCGAAGTCGGCGACCCCATCGCTGGCAACACCTGGCAAGAGGAGGAAACAACCGTCGTAGGCTGGGATAGTCCGGCCGAAGGCACACTCAAAGAATGGCGTCTCAAGGAGGGCATGACATTCACCCGCGACGCCCCGTGTATGATGGTCGAGGAGGCCTGCTCCCACGAGATCCAGTTCCAGGGCTTGTGCGCCATCTGCGGAAAGGATATGACCGAGGTGAACTGGGCCACCGCCGAACGCGATACTCAGCGCGCCACTATCAACATGACACACGATCAGACCGGCCTCATGGTCAGCGGCGACCTGGCTGCGCGTGCCGAGTCCGATACCCAGAAGCGTCTGCTACGACAACGGAAGCTGAGCCTAGTTGTCGATCTCGACCAGACCATTATCCACGCCTGCATCGAACCTACGGTTGGCGAATGGATGGAGGACCCGTCAAATCCTAATTATAATGCTGTCAAGGATGTCAAGAAATTTCAGCTCAACGATGAAGGCCCGCGAGGGATGGTCACATCCGGCTGCTGGTACTACATCAAGATGCGGCCCGGTCTCGCCGAGTTCCTTGAGAAGGTTGCCGAGCTTTACGAGCTACACGTCTACACAATGGGAACACGCGCATATGCTCTCAATATTGCCAAGATCGTCGATCCTCAGCAGAAGCTTTTTGGCAACCGCGTCATCAGCCGTGACGAGAACGGCAGCATGATCTCAAAGAGTCTCCAGCGGTTATTCCCGGTGAACACAAACATGGTGGTCATTATCGACGACAGAGCAGATGTGTGGCCGAGTAATCGCCCCAACTTGATCAAGGTTGTGCCGTACGATTTCTTCAAGGGTATCGGTGACATCAACTCGAGTTTCCTCCCCAAGAGACAGGACATCCTGCCCGCACCGCCGGAACCCGAAGCGAAGCCAACGCCAGCCGCCACGACAAGCGCAGCACAGACGAGCGGGGCGCCAGCAGCCGACCAACCAAATGGCAAGGTGTCTGCCATTGACGAGCTGGTAAAGATGAGCAGCGGCGACGACAAGGTCCTGCAGGAAGTACAAAGCGGAGAGCAAGAGAGACTGTTGGAACAGCAAATCAAGGAAAGGCCGCTGCTACACATGCAAGAGGCACTTGACAAAGAAGACGAACAAAACGAAAAGGTGACACAGGAGACCGAAAATGGCGCACACATCATGACAGTACAGCATCGGTCGCAAGTCCTCCGCGACGACGACGCTGAGCTGCATTACCTACAGCAACACCTTGCCCAATTACACCACAAATTCTACACCGAATACGACGAGAAGCGCGCTGCTGCACCTACCCAGTCTGCCCCGCGGAAGAAAACGGGCGACGACGGCATCGACCTTGATGCCGTTCCAGACGTTGGCGAAGTCCTCGATACGATGAAGGCCGCGACCCTTGAAGGCACCACGATTGTCCTGTCTGGCCTCGTTCCCCTCGGCGTCGACGTCTTGCAATCCGAGATTGGCATCCAAGCCATGAGCTTCGGGGCTCAAATTTCGACCAGGGTATCCAAGCAGGTCACCCATCTCGTTATTTCGACGTCTCGCCCGCGGACGCAGAAGGTCAGACAGGCAGCCAAGATCCCGAGTATCAAGATTGTCAGCCAAAATTGGCTGTCTGATTGCCTCAGTCAATGGCAGCGTGTCGAAGAAGCGCCCTACCTGGTCGAGGTCCATCCAGCAGACCGCCGTCAGCTAGCCATGTCCGAGTCGACCGACGCGGAGACAATTTCGGACGCCGATGGCGATGATGCACGGCCGCACTTGACAATTATTGACGAAACGGGCGAGCAACGCGTACTCGAGGAAGATGATGATGCCTCGGACGAAGACGAAGGCGATCAGGACGGCGATGAAGAGAACATGATGCTCGAGTTTGAGGACGGTCAAGTCAGCCCGATAGACGGCTTGAAGTCGTTTGACTGGGAAGGTGTCGATGACGAGATGAAGGAGTTCCTCGGAAGCGACGACGACAGCTCGGATGCCGATACGGAAAGCCGTAGTGGCGATACCGATGCTGGCGAGGACCTGCCCTCATCCCAAGAGTCTGCGAATGCGGCCAGTGGCGGTACCAAGAGGAAAGCCATGGACGATGACACGGCTTCCGACGAAGGTGGAAGTGCACTGTCCAAGAAGCAACGCATTGCCAAGAGCCGCGGTGCTTCCAAGTTGAGCTCAGTACGGACTCCCAACGTCGAGGACAATAACGAGTCGAGCAGCCTGCCTACTCCTCAAGTTACTGGCGATGAGGAGGACGTTGCGCTCATACCGGACAACGTCGCGGCGAATGGAGTTGACGACTTTGACGAGGATGATCTCGAGGCAGACCTTGAGGCCGAGCTCGCTGCCGCCGGAGAGGACTAG
- a CDS encoding GRIM-19 protein gives MPQDMPPVGGYQAVQYKRNLPARGFRPGTMLIGMGLVMGYGWYQLTKGIREAKYTDAALLNGRQQAWIPEARNDEHTPREEWSNQTGHVVSRRTVLTRHSELAREKMWARIHLIPLLQAEEDRDQVRRWYADQAREKELLGENTKVYHNERVYGDLEEDS, from the exons ATGCCTCAGGATATGCCGCCCGTGGGGGGTTACCAGGCTGTGCAGTACAAG CGCAACTTGCCCGCCCGTGGATTCCGTCCCGGCACAATGTTGATCGGTATGGGACTGGTGATGGGATACGGATGGTATCAGTTGACCAAGGGTATCCGGGAAGCCAAGTAC ACAGATGCTGCACTGCTCAACGGGAGGCAGCAGGCATGGATACCAGAGGCACGCAACGATGAACATACACCTAGGGAGGAATGGAGCAATCAGACGGGACACGTGGTTTCGAGGAGGACAGTGCTGACAAGACACAGCGAGCTGGCGAGAGAGAAGATGTGGGCGCGCATTCACCTTATCCCCCTCCTCCAAGCCGAGGAGGACCGCGACCAGGTTCGTAGGTGGTACGCCGACCAGGCGAGAGAGAAGGAGCTGTTGGGCGAGAACACCAAGGTCTACCACAACGAGAG GGTCTATGGGGATTTGGAGGAAGATAGCTAA
- a CDS encoding 60S ribosomal protein L27a, whose translation MPTRFSRTRKHRGHVSAGHGRVGKHRKHPGGRGLAGGQHHHRTNLDKYHPGYFGKVGMRYFHKQQAHFWKPVINLDKLWTLVPAEKREEYLAGKGDKVPVIDLLPFGYSKVLGKGRLPEVPIVVKARWVSKLAEKKITEAGGVVELVA comes from the exons ATGCCTACCCGATTCTCGCGCACCCGCAAGCA CCGCGGACACGTCTCCGCCGGTCACGGACGTGTTGGCAAGCACCGCAAGCACCCCGGTGGTCGTGGTCTGGCCGGTGGTCAGCACCACCACCGCACTAACCTCGACAAGTACCATCCCG GTTACTTCGGTAAGGTTGGTATGCGTTACTTCCACAAGCAGCAAGC CCACTTCTGGAAGCCCGTCATCAACCTGGACAAGCTCTGGACCCTCGTCCCCGCTGAGAAGCGCGAGGAGTACCTCGCCGGCAAGGGCGACAAGGTCCCCGTCATCGACCTCCTCCCCTTCGGCTACTCCAAGGTCCTCGGCAAGGGCCGCCTCCCCGAGGTCCCCATTGTCGTCAAGGCCCGCTGGGTCTCCAAGCTGGCCGAGAAGAAGATCACCGAGGCCGGTGGTGTCGTTGAGCTCGTCGCATAA
- a CDS encoding glycosyltransferase family 28 domain-containing protein — MTSHRRQLGKQRQKQAGPTPTWAITSFMQSDIGATKDEPTPSKTPVQWESPQGTGTLRIERRKCAYFWRSIAALPNDNGANTLILPEEAWLLPVLSTGAKYLTFSALPNPFDSGLCATLLNFCCLSLTQYILQGCRRVSLAAFPSSSQTNGPTHGYPSYLTLLTSLPCSPYLTIHSPDDASSTLPPSFPQCVASAAAASSTSLSPFPASPPSLATYYSFDCIRPTDRPTDRRNTLIAMASPAQAGAASVSFGEDDVKKRVGRKLQKKRHESQTPTMELPERLKEGDDSREEDLVPQQGPPMFMNMNQSIFGLIAAAGSRVDFHDRFESSDEESADDDEPTRRHGADKLDGGDDKAHGIGHLLHRKQRRQNDSDLSKTTVLKKDSSSKTEKHRRKISGSKLLRSLPALPRLPRHKSKKEPSKLEPTSEEASDTSEPSPSQPADDTREDDDQDGHRLAPVMSRMLEAKAEMSARPSFDVDRRSSDQLNYSDSADSNSTALARRLQDIFEFDHPEAVIEEYPCWLLQSVLLQGYMYITAKHICFYAYLPKKAHEVVKSGYLSKSGKRNPKYNRYWFRLKGDVLAYYKDPSNVYFPSGQIDLRYGISASVNNNKDGLTFTVVTHHRTYHFRADSAPSAKEWVKSLQRVIFRSHNEGDSVKISLPIENVIDIEDTQMLEFADTCKIRVIDNDETYAIDEYFFSFFSFGKDAISVLKILIEDASSSAKDAALLKAAQAQEEQERQDKQPVPASARSSMSASRRIAPPKLRTTKLPDAVKATLSPLSAHSPSALSPRASMDAARASFDAFRGFRRRSLDLSTIIRDSSPRRSFSGNRRSMSRNRLDDSRHGTHKQGSTDSYVQSSMEDPSYSGMVASSNEDPSASQILRGSDVFQNPTVRRSASASRTELEKNQRRDNRSPPALAAYSGQHAATTGSINDGDKPPVTPTLQSITKMGAFPLQRVGAFAQYLNSTSGKLGSMLATESMGYVEKVSGMWRGGRKHYDAPPEIKTDDEDLYEDAEGKIQTSMDRFRAHFALPETEKLQATYFGYILRVLPLYGKIYISDKSFCFRSLLPGTRTKLILPLKDIENVDKEKGFRFGYSGLVVVIRGHEEVFFEFGQAELRDDCAVTLLQSLETTRYLKESGDLDLDEKEEEENAMAERDALKEARQVEEFHDHELRLPKEGSGVSDAPTILFDDPKASFLNFKPPHSMKITCLTIGSRGDVQPYIALCKGLIAEGHKPRIATHAEFKDWIEGHGIEFAKVDGDPGELMRLCIENGTFTWAFLREANSMFRGWLDELLVSAWEACQGSDLLIESPSAMAGIHIAEKLSIPYFRAFTMPWTRTRAYPHAFVMPEYKMGGAYNYMTYVMFDNIFWKATAHQVNRWRNNTLKLPNTSLEKMQPNKVPFLYNFSEYVVAPPLDFSDWIRVTGYWFLEEGTDFKPPQELVDFIAKARADEKKLVYVGFGSIIVNDTAKMTQEVIDAVQKADVRCILSKGWSDRVAKQGEAESAKDEPVIPPEIFVIKSAPHDWLFSQIDAAAHHGGSGTTGASLRAGIPTIIRPFFGDQFFFGGRVEDIGVGICLKKWGAVSFARALWEATHNDRMIVKARVLGEQIRSERGVENAIQCLYRDMEYATSLIKRKAGKHAHAEEDEDEEAEESWTFIGNDEPDPDMTTKKLSEMGALPGLPGDKPLGNRVMRVSPSPSQQPASI; from the exons ACCAGTCATAGACGGCAACTGGGTAAGCAGAGGCAGAAACAGGCAGGGCCCACTCCTACATGGGCCATCACAAGCTTCATGCAATCAGACATTGGAGCGACCAAAGATGAACCCACTCCGTCCAAGACACCGGTCCAATGGGAAA GTCCACAAGGTACGGGTACATTGCGGATAGAGAGGAGGAAATGCGCGTACTTTTGGCGCAGCATCGC TGCACTTCCGAACGACAATGGAGCAA ACACTCTCATTCTACCTGAAGAGGCCTGGCTGCTCCCGGTACTCTCGACT GGAGCAAAGTACCTCACCTTCTCTGCCTTACCTAACCCTTTTGACTCTGGTCTTTGTGCCACACTCCTCAACTTCTGTTGTCTCTCTCTTACACAGTACATTCTTCAAGGTTGTCGCCGTGTCTCTCTGGCTGCCTTTCCGTCTTCATCCCAAACCAACGGCCCAACCCACGGATACCCTTCTTACCTCACCTTGCTTACTTCGCTACCTTGCTCACCTTACCTGACCATTCACTCT CCAGACGACGCTTCCTCCACTCTCCCACCCTCCTTTCCGCAGTGCGTCGCTTCCGCTGCCGCAGCGTCGTCTACTTCGCTTTCGCCCTTCCCCGCCTCTCCACCATCC CTTGCCACCTACTACTCGTTTGACTGTATCCGACCGACCGACCGACCGACCGACCGAAGAAATACCCTGATAGCGATGGCGTCGCCCGCTCAAGCTGGCGCTGCGAGCGTTAGCTTTGGCGAGGACGATGTCAAGAAGCGCGTCGGCAGGAAGTTGCAGAAGAAGCGGCACGAATCACAGACCCCAACCATGGAGTTGCCAGAGAGGTTAAAGGAGGGCGATGATAGCAGAGAGGAGGATTTGGTACCGCAGCAGGGCCCGCCCATGTTTATGAACATGAACCAGTCCATCTTCGGTCTCATTGCTGCCGCCGGCTCACGGGTGGACTTCCACGACCGCTTCGAATCGAGCGACGAGGAGAGCGCCGACGATGACGAACCCACACGCCGTCACGGTGCCGATAAGTTGGATGGTGGCGACGACAAGGCCCACGGCATCGGCCACCTCTTGCATCGCAAACAGCGCCGCCAGAACGACTCCGACTTGTCAAAGACGACCGTCCTCAAGAAGGATTCCTCTTCCAAGACCGAGAAACACCGGCGCAAGATCTCCGGTTCCAAGCTCCTCCGATCGCTACCGGCGCTCCCACGTCTGCCACGACACAAGTCCAAGAAGGAGCCCTCCAAGCTGGAGCCCACCTCCGAGGAAGCTAGCGACACCTCCGAGCCCTCTCCGTCACAACCCGCCGATGATACAAGAGAAGACGATGACCAAGACGGCCACCGCCTGGCCCCCGTTATGAGCAGGATGCTCGAGGCAAAGGCCGAAATGTCCGCAAGACCCAGCTTCGACGTCGACCGCCGGTCTAGCGACCAGCTGAACTACAGCGACTCGGCCGATTCAAACTCCACTGCCTTGGCTCGCCGTCTGCAGGATATCTTTGAGTTTGACCATCCCGAAGCTGTCATTGAGG AATACCCTTGTTGGTTGCTCCAGAGCGTATTACTCCAGGGCTACATGTACATCACGGCAAAGCACATTTGCTTCTATGCCTACCTACCCAAGAAGGCG CACGAGGTCGTCAAGTCGGGCTATCTGTCCAAGAGCGGCAAGCGCAACCCAAAGTACAATCGCTACTGGTTCCGCCTCAAGGGTGATGTTCTAGCATACTACAAGGACCCCTCCAACGTCTACTTCCCAAGCGGCCAGATCGACCTCCGTTACGGTATCTCGGCCAGCGTGAACAATAATAAGGATGGCCTCACATTTACCGTCGTCACTCACCACCGGACCTACCACTTCCGCGCCGATAGTGCTCCCAGTGCCAAGGAATGGGTCAAGAGCCTGCAGAGAGTCATCTTCCGTTCTCACAATGAGGGCGACAGTGTAAAAATCTCGCTGCCCATTGAGAACGTCATTGATATCGAGGACACCCAGATGCTCGAGTTTGCCGATACCTGCAAGATTCGTGTCATTGATAATGACGAGACCTACGCCATTGACGAATACTTTTTCTCCTTTTTCAGCTTTGGCAAGGACGCCATAAGTGTGCTCAAGATTCTTATCGAGGATGCATCGTCTAGCGCAAAGGATGCGGCCCTCCTCAAGGCAGCGCAAGCTCAGGAGGAGCAGGAGAGGCAGGACAAGCAGCCGGTGCCAGCTTCAGCCCGCAGCTCCATGAGCGCAAGTAGACGCATCGCGCCGCCGAAGCTCAGGACGACCAAGCTGCCCGATGCTGTCAAGGCGACGCTGTCACCACTGTCTGCTCACAGCCCCTCGGCTCTCAGTCCACGCGCCAGCATGGATGCTGCGCGAGCTAGTTTCGATGCTTTTAGGGGGTTCCGCCGCCGTAGTTTGGACCTGTCGACCATCATTCGCGATTCCTCGCCCCGACGCAGCTTCAGCGGCAACCGACGCTCCATGAGCAGGAACCGTCTCGACGACTCTCGTCACGGGACCCACAAGCAGGGCTCTACTGACTCTTATGTCCAGTCATCTATGGAAGATCCGAGCTATTCAGGCATGGTGGCATCATCGAACGAGGATCCCTCGGCAAGCCAAATATTGCGCGGCAGCGACGTCTTCCAGAACCCCACGGTCCGACGCTCAGCTTCTGCCTCCCGGACAGAGCTCGAAAAGAACCAGCGCCGCGACAATAGGAGCCCACCTGCATTGGCCGCATACAGTGGCCAGCATGCTGCAACGACAGGTTCCATCAATGATGGCGACAAACCTCCCGTGACCCCTACGCTGCAAAGTATCACCAAGATGGGCGCATTCCCTCTGCAGCGTGTGGGCGCCTTTGCCCAGTATCTCAACAGCACTAGTGGTAAGTTGGGCTCTATGCTGGCAACGGAGTCAATGGGCTACGTCGAAAAAGTGTCGGGCATGTGGCGAGGCGGCCGGAAGCACTACGACGCTCCTCCTGAAATCAAGACGGACGATGAAGATCTATACGAGGATGCAGAGGGCAAGATCCAGACTTCCATGGATCGATTCCGCGCACATTTCGCGCTGCCCGAGACGGAGAAGCTTCAAGCGACCTACTTCGGCTACATCTTGCGTGTCTTGCCATTGTACGGCAAGATCTACATCAGCGACAAGTCCTTCTGCTTCCGCAGCTTGTTGCCTGGAACGAGGACCAAGCTCATTCTCCCCTTGAAGGATATTGAAAACGTTGACAAGGAGAAGGGCTTCCGGTTCGGCTACTCTGGCTTGGTGGTTGTCATTCGTGGCCACGAGGAGGTCTTTTTCGAGTTTGGCCAGGCCGAACTCCGAGACGATTGCGCTGTCACTCTGTTGCAAAGCCTGGAGACAACACGGTACCTGAAGGAGTCGGGAGACCTGGACCTGGACgagaaggaagaggaggagaacGCCATGGCCGAGCGCGACGCGTTGAAGGAGGCTCGCCAAGTCGAGGAATTCCACGACCACGAACTTCGCTTGCCGAAGGAAGGCTCAGGCGTTAGCGATGCTCCGACTATATTGTTCGACGACCCCAAAGCCTCGTTCCTCAACTTTAAGCCCCCTCACTCGATGAAGATCACTTGCTTGACGATCGGCTCCAGAGGTGACGTTCAGCCGTACATTGCGCTGTGCAAGGGCTTGATTGCAGAAGGCCATAAGCCTCGGATCGCTACTCACGCCGAGTTCAAGGACTGGATCGAGGGCCACGGTATCGAATTCGCAAAGGTCGACGGTGATCCTGGTGAGCTCATGAGACTCTGCATCGAGAACGGCACGTTCACTTGGGCTTTTCTGCGCGAGGCCAACTCCATGTTCCGCGGATGGCTGGATGAGTTGCTGGTTTCAGCGTGGGAGGCTTGCCAGGGCTCTGATCTCCTCATTGAGAGCCCTAGTGCCATGGCGGGCATTCACATTGCAGAGAAGCTCTCGATTCCCTACTTCAGAGCCTTCACCATGCCGTGGACCCGGACCAGAGCCTACCCTCATGCATTTGTTATGCCCGAGTACAAGATGGGTGGTGCGTACAATTACATGACGTATGTCATGTTTGACAACATTTTCTGGAAGGCGACTGCTCATCAGGTCAATCGCTGGCGCAACAACACACTCAAGCTGCCCAACACCAGCCTCGAGAAGATGCAGCCCAATAAGGTTCCTTTCCTCTACAACTTTTCCGAGTACGTCGTCGCACCGCCTCTAGACTTTTCGGACTGGATTCGCGTCACCGGCTACTGGTTCTTGGAGGAGGGTACGGATTTCAAGCCGCCTCAGGAACTTGTCGACTTCATCGCCAAGGCCAGAGCGGACGAGAAGAAGCTTGTGTACGTCGGCTTCGGATCTATCATCGTGAATGATACGGCCAAGATGACTCAAGAGGTCATTGACGCCGTTCAAAAGGCCGATGTGCGCTGCATCTTGTCCAAGGGCTGGTCGGATCGTGTGGCCAAGCAGGGTGAGGCGGAGAGCGCAAAGGATGAGCCCGTTATCCCGCCCGAGATTTTCGTCATCAAGAGTGCGCCTCACGACTGGCTGTTTTCACAGATTGACGCAGCCGCCCACCATGGTGGATCCGGCACGACGGGTGCTAGCTTGAGGGCTGGTATTCCGACCATCATTCGACCCTTCTTTGGTGACCAATTCTTCTTTGGCGGCAGAGTCGAGGATATCGGCGTCGGTATCTGTCTGAAGAAATGGGGTGCAGTCTCTTTTGCTCGCGCGCTTTGGGAAGCTACGCATAACGACCGTATGATTGTCAAGGCTCGCGTGCTGGGAGAGCAGATTCGCAGC GAACGAGGCGTGGAAAACGCGATTCAGTGCCTGTACCGCGATATGGAGTACGCGACGAGCTTGATCAAGAGAAAGGCAGGCAAACACGCGCATGccgaagaagacgaagacgaagaggCCGAGGAGAGCTGGACGTTTATAGGGAACGACGAGCCCGATCCGGACATGACGACCAAGAAGCTCTCCGAGATGGGAGCACTCCCCGGACTTCCGGGGGACAAGCCTCTGGGAAACAGAGTAATGCGCGTGTCACCCTCGCCCTCGCAGCAACCG GCCAGCATCTGA
- a CDS encoding alpha-L-rhamnosidase has protein sequence MLMSSNTGARLAGIIFCLLSSVDGRHGSQRHRLARKSASSSSTNGTVVFGSNETAALTSDGTTASIVVIDYGHNVEGFPTFEVISTSGDTSSFEISFAESQPALDSYMSDGPLPLAAAMDTYRVNQYNITAPSIITNRLIQGALRYQKLNLSSAGSLQLRNIGVKPTTSTTPVTKLPGSFECSDEDLTRIWTTGARTVQLTEIPKHSIPGFLQISDEGAYAESQAPQGLAGAVAAQLLNYRLDIQAKPVKGGFGVSVLCDTLNNCIYLSFNLDSHTITAHAGSTSLDTLVAASPLPVNTTLGIWHAVHIDVAMTSIIVTLDNLPVLNLTQTSRYFGSFGFGASFGHAAYFRNLTASTPTGETIYTNPLTSPSFLPDFMMGANPADTIVDGSRRDRIAYTGDLDVALGAAFASTFGTSFIDGSLDLLGSYQATPGFFIPTAKIQQAPLGEPLNTNLTGLIGYSFNFLSALAQNYEMRGNLTFAKQWAPKVSRMLDWADSQTLSNGLFNLADESFGGDWNYYDTPQSGVVTKFNAVYAYALQQSLPLLRDAGLNTTVYQTRLDSLQSAINTNLWSPDLNAYALSSTLTTSFAQDANALAILAGVPSSPNTTASILSTLARDLILPAGPLAFSNSTTSAGFAQKISPYASSYHLRAAFSARDASTAMTLLKTLWAPMADPQHENYTGCFWETLNPDGTPGLGVVTSLCHGWAAGPTAELSRYVLGIQPTAPGFAEWKVEPQTLGLEWAKGRYPTVRGDIVVDWRFEGGMLRMGAESPTGSKGTIYLPEPLVTSLEESVIRVNGVVKNGTQFEVNGGDAFVLTQEPLGAGLLA, from the exons ATGCTGATGTCATCTAATACAGGAGCCCGGCTAGCTGGTATTATTTTCTGCCTATTGAGCTCAGTCGATGGTCGGCATGGGTCCCAGAGACACCGTCTTGCTCGGAAGTCAGCTTCTAGCTCGTCCACCAATGGAACCGTTGTCTTCGGCTCAAACGAGACTGCAGCCCTCACATCCGATGGGACAACTGCTTCTATCGTGGTCATCGACTATGGCCACAACGTTGAAGGCTTCCCTACATTCGAGGTCATCTCTACCTCTGGTGATACCTCGAGCTTCGAGATTTCCTTTGCAGAAAGCCAACCCGCGCTTGACTCATACATG AGCGATGGTCCTCTACCTCTTGCGGCGGCAATGGATACCTACAGAGTGAACCAATACAACATCACCGCCCCCTCGATCATCACAAACCGTCTCATCCAAGGCGCCTTGCGCTACCAGAAACTCAACCTGTCGTCCGCCGGCTCCCTTCAACTCCGCAACATCGGCGTCAAGCCCACGACATCCACCACACCCGTGACGAAGCTCCCTGGATCCTTCGAATGCTCCGATGAAGATCTCACACGCATCTGGACAACTGGCGCGCGAACAGTCCAACTCACCGAGATCCCCAAGCACTCCATCCCCGGCTTTTTACAAATCTCAGACGAAGGCGCCTACGCCGAAAGCCAGGCACCGCAAGGTCTAGCCGGTGCCGTGGCCGCTCAACTCCTCAACTACCGTCTCGATATTCAAGCCAAACCCGTCAAAGGCGGCTTCGGGGTCTCTGTCCTATGTGACACGCTCAACAACTGCATCTACCTCTCCTTCAACTTAGACAGCCACACCATCACAGCCCACGCCGGCTCAACAAGCCTAGACACCCTCGTCGCAGCGTCCCCGTTACCCGTCAACACCACCCTTGGCATCTGGCACGCAGTCCACATCGACGTAGCAATGACCTCCATCATCGTAACTCTCGACAATCTCCCCGTCCTCAATCTTACCCAAACCTCCCGCTACTTCGGCTCCTTTGGGTTCGGAGCCTCCTTCGGACACGCAGCCTACTTCCGCAACCTTACCGCCAGCACACCCACCGGCGAGACCATCTACACGAACCCGCTCACATCCCCTTCCTTCCTCCCAGACTTCATGATGGGCGCAAACCCGGCCGACACAATCGTAGACGGCTCCCGCCGCGACAGAATCGCCTACACGGGCGACCTCGACGTCGCCCTCGGCGCCGCCTTCGCAAGCACCTTTGGCACGTCCTTCATCGACGGCTCTCTAGACCTCCTGGGTTCCTACCAAGCTACACCAGGCTTCTTCATCCCCACCGCCAAGATCCAGCAAGCACCCCTGGGAGAACCCCTGAATACAAACCTCACAGGACTCATCGGCTACTCCTTCAACTTCCTCAGCGCCCTCGCCCAGAACTACGAGATGAGAGGAAACCTCACTTTCGCAAAGCAGTGGGCTCCAAAGGTCTCCAGAATGCTCGACTGGGCCGACTCCCAGACCCTCTCCAACGGCCTCTTCAACCTCGCAGACGAGTCCTTTGGCGGCGACTGGAACTACTACGACACACCGCAATCCGGTGTAGTCACAAAGTTCAACGCAGTCTACGCCTACGCTCTCCAACAATCCCTCCCCCTCCTACGAGACGCAGGTCTCAACACCACAGTCTACCAAACCCGCCTCGATAGCCTCCAGTCAGCAATCAACACGAACCTCTGGAGCCCAGACCTAAACGCCTACGCCCTCTCCTCAACCTTGACAACCAGCTTCGCACAGGACGCAAACGCCCTCGCCATCCTAGCCGGTGTTCCCTCCTCGCCCAACACCACCGCCTCAATCCTCTCAACCCTCGCAAGAGACCTCATCCTCCCGGCCGGCCCCCTAGCCTTCTCAAATTCCACCACATCCGCCGGCTTCGCGCAGAAAATCAGCCCTTACGCATCATCATACCACCTCCGCGCTGCATTCTCCGCCCGTGACGCATCCACAGCAATGACCCTCCTCAAGACCCTCTGGGCACCCATGGCCGACCCCCAACACGAGAATTACACAGGCTGCTTCTGGGAGACGCTGAACCCAGACGGCACACCCGGTCTAGGCGTCGTGACCTCCCTCTGTCACGGCTGGGCTGCAGGCCCAACGGCGGAATTAAGTCGGTACGTTTTGGGCATCCAGCCTACTGCGCCCGGGTTCGCGGAGTGGAAGGTTGAGCCGCAGACGTTGGGGTTGGAGTGGGCTAAGGGACGGTATCCGACTGTGCGTGGAGATATTGTTGTTGACTGGAGATTCGAGGGAGGGATGCTGAGGATGGGGGCTGAAAGTCCTACTGGGAGCAAGGGGACGATATACCTGCCGGAGCCGTTGGTGACGAGCCTTGAGGAGTCTGTCATTCGGGTGAATGGAGTTGTCAAGAATGGGACTCAGTTTGAGGTTAATGGAGGGGATGCATTTGTGCTTACGCAGGAACCTTTGGGCGCAGGATTGCTGGCTTGA